In Miscanthus floridulus cultivar M001 chromosome 5, ASM1932011v1, whole genome shotgun sequence, one genomic interval encodes:
- the LOC136453104 gene encoding protein LURP-one-related 8-like, producing the protein MAKVHPNVLPSSPAERAAAAAAGPPSAGSVSEEEATSLTVWRKSLLFNCRGYTVFDARGDLAYRVDSYDAEAEVVLMDPAGRPAFTLRRKRLSLSGEQWLIYAGEETRRPVYAVKRGGGCGGGKSMARVTPCAGAGAGASYEVEGSYARRRCVVYDAERRAVAEVQPKEAVGTDVFRLLVQPGVDVSLAMAVVVALDQLFGRPSLLRSWSYSP; encoded by the coding sequence ATGGCGAAGGTCCACCCCAACGTGCTGCCGTCGTCGCCGGCTGAGagagccgccgccgcagcggctgGGCCGCCGTCTGCGGGCAGCGTCAGCGAGGAGGAGGCGACGTCGTTGACGGTGTGGCGCAAGTCGCTGCTGTTCAACTGCAGGGGGTACACGGTGTTCGACGCCAGGGGCGACCTCGCCTACCGCGTCGACAGCTACGACGCCGAGGCCGAGGTCGTGCTCATGGACCCCGCCGGCCGCCCGGCCTTCACGCTGCGCCGCAAGCGCCTCAGCCTGTCCGGCGAGCAGTGGCTCATCTACGCGGGCGAGGAGACGCGGCGGCCCGTCTACGCCGTCAAgcgcggcggcggttgcggcgGCGGCAAGTCGATGGCGCGCGTCACGCCGTgcgccggggccggggccggggcctcGTACGAGGTGGAGGGGTCCTACGCGCGCCGCCGCTGCGTGGTGTACGACGCCGAGCGCCGGGCCGTCGCGGAGGTGCAGCCCAAGGAGGCGGTCGGCACGGACGTGTTCCGCCTGCTGGTGCAGCCGGGGGTCGACGTGTCGCTAGCCATGGCCGTGGTGGTGGCGCTCGACCAGTTGTTTGGGAGGCCGTCGCTCCTCAGGAGCTGGTCCTACTCGCCATAG